A stretch of the Cucurbita pepo subsp. pepo cultivar mu-cu-16 chromosome LG16, ASM280686v2, whole genome shotgun sequence genome encodes the following:
- the LOC111777515 gene encoding probable N-acetyltransferase HLS1, with the protein MADHKKKKKKKRKNNIQILIREFDPIKDRTAVEDVERRCEVGSTKNKNFSLFTDLLGDPICRVRHSPAFLMLVAEIAAHNEIVGMIRGCIKTVTCCSKSTRNAGINASDLPQLAPVYTKLAYILGLRVSPDHRRLGIGLNLVRRMEEWFREKKAEYSYIATEIDNVASIKLFTHKCGYSKFRTPSILVNPVFAHRLRLSDQVTILQLELTVAETLYRCRFATAEFFPRDIDAVLSNRLSLGTFLAVPRGSFTDGLWVESDRFLSCLPESWAVLSAWNCKDVYALEVRGVSVVKRAMAKLSRVIDRGLPWLRLPSVPEVFTPFGVLFLYGVGGEGPLAGKLMKALCHHAHNLAKERGCGVVATEVSNDEPLKSDIPHWKKLSCPEDLWCIKRLGEGYTNNSLGDWTKSPPSFSIFVDPREF; encoded by the exons ATGGCAGAccacaagaagaagaagaagaagaagaggaagaacaacaTTCAAATTCTCATCAGAGAATTCGACCCCATTAAAGACAGAACTGCCGTTGAAGATGTTGAACGACGATGCGAAGTTGGctcaaccaaaaacaaaaacttctccctcttcACCGATCTCCTCGGTGACCCAATTTGCAGAGTCCGCCATTCCCCTGCCTTTCTCATGCTC gTCGCGGAAATTGCCGCCCACAACGAGATCGTCGGCATGATCAGAGGCTGCATCAAGACTGTTACTTGCTGCTCTAAATCCACTAGAAATGCCGGAATTAACGCCTCTGATCTCCCCCAGCTTGCCCCTGTTTATACCAAACTCGCTTACATCTTAGGCCTTCGCGTCTCCCCCGATCACCG GAGATTGGGGATTGGATTGAATCTGGTAAGGCGAATGGAGGAATGGTTCAGAGAGAAGAAAGCGGAATATTCATACATAGCTACAGAGATTGACAACGTCGCTTCAATTAAGCTATTCACTCATAAATGCGGCTATTCCAAGTTCAGAACGCCGTCGATTCTCGTGAACCCTGTTTTCGCCCACCGACTCCGCCTCTCTGACCAAGTCACCATCCTCCAGCTCGAGCTGACTGTCGCCGAGACACTGTATCGGTGTCGGTTCGCGACGGCGGAGTTTTTCCCGCGCGACATTGACGCGGTGCTCTCCAATCGGCTAAGCCTCGGCACATTTCTAGCAGTGCCACGTGGGAGTTTTACAGATGGGTTGTGGGTCGAGTCTGATCGGTTTTTGTCGTGTCTGCCTGAATCGTGGGCGGTTTTAAGCGCGTGGAATTGCAAGGACGTGTATGCGCTGGAAGTGCGTGGCGTGTCCGTGGTGAAGCGAGCGATGGCAAAACTCAGCCGTGTGATTGATCGAGGGCTGCCGTGGTTGCGGCTGCCGTCAGTTCCGGAGGTGTTTACGCCATTTGGAGTGCTGTTTTTGTATGGGGTAGGAGGAGAAGGCCCACTCGCAGGGAAGCTAATGAAGGCGCTTTGCCACCACGCGCACAATTTGGCAAAGGAGCGTGGCTGTGGTGTGGTGGCTACGGAGGTTTCAAACGATGAGCCGCTCAAATCCGACATTCCTCATTGGAAAAAACTGTCATGTCCGGAGGATTTATGGTGCATTAAACGCCTTGGTGAAGGCTACACCAACAACTCCCTCGGCGATTGGACTAAATCGCCCCCCAGCTTCTCCATATTCGTTGATCCTAGGGAATTCTAA